A portion of the Cervus canadensis isolate Bull #8, Minnesota chromosome 26, ASM1932006v1, whole genome shotgun sequence genome contains these proteins:
- the MYL5 gene encoding LOW QUALITY PROTEIN: myosin light chain 5 (The sequence of the model RefSeq protein was modified relative to this genomic sequence to represent the inferred CDS: inserted 1 base in 1 codon; substituted 1 base at 1 genomic stop codon): MRRPQLEDAECRPLAAGGRTARAPARVTSSGAARGGFRVCSGRQRAQTPRVQIFEKYKIKVKDDKLDATFKEASGPINFTMFLNVFGEKLSGMDTEETVLSAFKMLDPAGKGSANKDSXAGQLVSQANNMTAEEVDQMFQFSTSNATGNXDYKVLGHVLTHGERSKGHLRPTGL, encoded by the exons ATGCGCCGTCCACAGCTCGAGGACGCCGAGTGCCGACCCCTGGCGGCCGGAGGGCGAACGGCGCGCGCGCCCGCCCGGGTGACGTCATCAGGCGCGGCGCGCGGCGGATTCCGCGTGTGCAGTGGCCGGCAGCGA GCCCAGACACCTCGGgtacaaatatttgaaaagt ACAAGATCAAAGTCAAGGATGACAAGCTGGATGCCACGTTCAAGGAGGCCTCGGGGCCCATCAACTTCACCATGTTCCTGAACGTGTTTGGGGAGAAGCTGAGTG GCATGGACACTGAGGAGACTGTCCTCAGCGCATTCAAGATGCTGGACCCTGCTGGCAAGGGCAGCGCCAACAAGGACTCGTGA GCGGGGCAGCTCGTGTCCCAGGCCAACAACATGACTGCTGAAGAG GTCGACCAGATGTTCCAGTTCTCCACCAGCAATGCCACAGGCA CTGACTACAAGGTGCTGGGCCATGTGCTCACTCATGGGGAGAGGAGTAAGGGGCACCTCCGCCCCACGGGACTGTGA
- the ATP5ME gene encoding ATP synthase subunit e, mitochondrial isoform X3 — protein MRMPGRASVSAFPRCLGPCGGLFGPNCASGARVTDKMVPPVQVSPLIKVNQAPQPPPLIGPAWAKRLGRYSALFLGMAYGAKRYNYLKPRAEEERRLAAEEKKKRDEQKRIERELAEAQEDTILK, from the exons ATGCGCATGCCCGGCCGCGCCTCTGTGTCTGCGTTTCCGCGGTGTTTAGGGCCTTGCGGCGGCCTCTTTGGTCCGAATTGTGCTTCCGGCGCGAGGGTCACGGACAAGATGGTTCCGCCGGTGCAGGTCTCTCCGCTCATCAAGGTGAACCAGGCTCCGCAGCCGCCGCCGCTGATCGGCCCTGCGTGGGCAAAGCGC CTCGGCCGTTACTCCGCCCTGTTCCTCGGCATGGCCTACGGCGCCAAGCGCTACA ATTACCTGAAACCCCGGGCAGAAGAGGAGAGGAGGCTCGCAGCCGAGGAGAAGAAGAAGCGGGATGAGCAGAAGCGCATCGAGCGGGAGCTGGCGGAAG CCCAAGAGGATACCATATTGAAGTGA
- the ATP5ME gene encoding ATP synthase subunit e, mitochondrial isoform X4, with translation MRMPGRASVSAFPRCLGPCGGLFGPNCASGARVTDKMVPPVQVSPLIKLGRYSALFLGMAYGAKRYNYLKPRAEEERRLAAEEKKKRDEQKRIERELAEAQEDTILK, from the exons ATGCGCATGCCCGGCCGCGCCTCTGTGTCTGCGTTTCCGCGGTGTTTAGGGCCTTGCGGCGGCCTCTTTGGTCCGAATTGTGCTTCCGGCGCGAGGGTCACGGACAAGATGGTTCCGCCGGTGCAGGTCTCTCCGCTCATCAAG CTCGGCCGTTACTCCGCCCTGTTCCTCGGCATGGCCTACGGCGCCAAGCGCTACA ATTACCTGAAACCCCGGGCAGAAGAGGAGAGGAGGCTCGCAGCCGAGGAGAAGAAGAAGCGGGATGAGCAGAAGCGCATCGAGCGGGAGCTGGCGGAAG CCCAAGAGGATACCATATTGAAGTGA
- the ATP5ME gene encoding ATP synthase subunit e, mitochondrial isoform X1 gives MRMPGRASVSAFPRCLGPCGGLFGPNCASGARVTDKMVPPVQVSPLIKVNQAPQPPPLIGPAWAKRVSVSVGLEAPARRPRLSAPPALTRRLRPPHRAPTPRLGRYSALFLGMAYGAKRYNYLKPRAEEERRLAAEEKKKRDEQKRIERELAEAQEDTILK, from the exons ATGCGCATGCCCGGCCGCGCCTCTGTGTCTGCGTTTCCGCGGTGTTTAGGGCCTTGCGGCGGCCTCTTTGGTCCGAATTGTGCTTCCGGCGCGAGGGTCACGGACAAGATGGTTCCGCCGGTGCAGGTCTCTCCGCTCATCAAGGTGAACCAGGCTCCGCAGCCGCCGCCGCTGATCGGCCCTGCGTGGGCAAAGCGCGTGAGCGTCTCGGTGGGGCTCGAGGCCCCGGCCCGGCGCCCCCGACTCTCAGCACCCCCTGCCCTGACCCGGAGGCTGCGACCCCCCCATCGGGCCCCGACGCCGCGG CTCGGCCGTTACTCCGCCCTGTTCCTCGGCATGGCCTACGGCGCCAAGCGCTACA ATTACCTGAAACCCCGGGCAGAAGAGGAGAGGAGGCTCGCAGCCGAGGAGAAGAAGAAGCGGGATGAGCAGAAGCGCATCGAGCGGGAGCTGGCGGAAG CCCAAGAGGATACCATATTGAAGTGA
- the ATP5ME gene encoding ATP synthase subunit e, mitochondrial isoform X2, giving the protein MRMPGRASVSAFPRCLGPCGGLFGPNCASGARVTDKMVPPVQVSPLIKVNQAPQPPPLIGPAWAKRVSVSLGRYSALFLGMAYGAKRYNYLKPRAEEERRLAAEEKKKRDEQKRIERELAEAQEDTILK; this is encoded by the exons ATGCGCATGCCCGGCCGCGCCTCTGTGTCTGCGTTTCCGCGGTGTTTAGGGCCTTGCGGCGGCCTCTTTGGTCCGAATTGTGCTTCCGGCGCGAGGGTCACGGACAAGATGGTTCCGCCGGTGCAGGTCTCTCCGCTCATCAAGGTGAACCAGGCTCCGCAGCCGCCGCCGCTGATCGGCCCTGCGTGGGCAAAGCGCGTGAGCGTCTCG CTCGGCCGTTACTCCGCCCTGTTCCTCGGCATGGCCTACGGCGCCAAGCGCTACA ATTACCTGAAACCCCGGGCAGAAGAGGAGAGGAGGCTCGCAGCCGAGGAGAAGAAGAAGCGGGATGAGCAGAAGCGCATCGAGCGGGAGCTGGCGGAAG CCCAAGAGGATACCATATTGAAGTGA